In Pyrus communis chromosome 15, drPyrComm1.1, whole genome shotgun sequence, the genomic stretch ataaGGTCTGCCAAATAGGTATTGTATCCACATATGCACTAAATTGGTTACCTTTTGGACATGAGATCTTAAACTATGTGTATTATTAAGCAAATATTTCTACTTTACAATAAATAAACTACAATGAAATTATACaaataaatgtattttattACTTGTGGAGTTCATAACATTGTCTCATCGCGTAATGAGATGGATACTAATAGAGAATATACCACGAAGCTCGGGATTTGGCGCATTCATATTCCCTTAAAAATAAATCCTCAGTATTTCCAAGCATTAGAAGCTGCCAAACAAGAAACACAACATTAAACTCAAACCTACATAAAatgtggaattaaaaaaaatattgaattcaAATTGAGTTTGGGTTGGAGCCTCACCTTGTTTTGATATGGCCCATTCATTGTCCTGGCCCAGAGCCCAAAAGAAGTATCCGCCCAAGCCCAATGACTTCGCGAACCGGACCTTCATGTTCGCGGACCGGACACCATCATACCCGACCCAAGAGCTACCCGAATAAGAATAGTAAGACGCTGATTCGGTATCATACACAACAGTTGCGTTGGTTCTGTTGTTAAAATTAAGTACTTGGTGATAAACCAAAACACCATCCCCAGGGCCCACACCCAAAGCCGATGCCCCGATCCCGTTCACTTTCGGGTCCTTGAGCGTCCAAGTCCGCCCGTACAAAGGCAGACCCATGACGAGCTTTTTGGACGGGACACCGGCTTCAATCCACGACCCGATTCCATAACGAGTACTAATATTACTCTTGGAATCATCCAACGCAGCATTCATCCCGGTGAAATTTGCCCATGACCCATGATAATCAAAGCACATTGGGCTGGCCCAATCTAAATATTTACTTATTGCCCCGGCCGGATACGATCTCGGACCGCCGTGAAAAGTAAATTTTGATGCGTAATATACCGCGGAGGTTAAAAGTAAACGGGGTTTACCGCAAACTCTAGCCTCATTATCCAGAGCCTTTCTCCATTCCTTGTACAACAAGGCAAGATTTGACATTTCCAGGGCATCTTTAGGAAACTCCCAATCCAAGTCAAGGCCTTGGAAGCCATATTTCCGAGCTACCTGAATTGTGGAGTTGATGAAAACTTCCCGGGTCGCCTGGGTGGAAACCATGAGTGCAAACACGGTTGCATTGTTACCGCCGCCTCCCATGGACAGGAGTGTTGTGACAGGAGGGTTTTTGCTCCGAAGCGCTTTGATGAATTCGGGTATCCTCGCTTTGTCGAATTCGGTGACGTTGAGTTTGTAAGCGGTGGATTCGGGTTGGAGGAAAGCATAGTAGATGTGGGTGAAGTATTGGGTGTCTATAGAGGATGGTGAGAACGAATTAGATGATGGGAAATAGGCTGCTCTGATTCCCTTCCCAGATGGATAAATATGATCCGAATTCGAACCCGAGCCGGAAGACAGCATTGTGTGGAAGATTACAAGGATGAAAAAAGGCATCAACTTTGGGGTACCCATTGTTCTGCTTCTGAGGTACAAGATTCGGAAATGGCTGGCTTGGCTTAATTTGGgttattagggtttttttttttatagaggaAGTAGGAAGGAGGAAGTGCGAATGCTAAGGAATTTAATATTATCGACCAAGTTTACAACATTTGGTTTTGTGTTTGGAAGTATGTTGTTGAAGTTTCCTGCTGGATATATGTCAAGCCAAATTAGCAGCTagggtttgaactttgaaggaGGAGGAAAATATCAAACATATACAGCCAAATTAATTTACAgaaaatttgggaagaaaagGATGTTTCTATTTGGAAAGGAAttggaaattaaaaagaaaaaaaaaactgggtcATTTTAAATAGAAGTTTCTGCAGACAAACTGCTCGTGTCTGTATCTATAGCTAAAGTCTTAAGTTTCATTCAACTTCATGAGAGGAGAAAGTCTTGTATACGGGTTGCCGTAAGCCTTCTCATAAAGGGGTGAGACTTACGTATGTATATAAAATGCTCGCAGGCGAAGTCTACTCCACCCTTTGTGAGAAGGCTGCCACAC encodes the following:
- the LOC137716920 gene encoding class V chitinase CHIT5a-like, which produces MGTPKLMPFFILVIFHTMLSSGSGSNSDHIYPSGKGIRAAYFPSSNSFSPSSIDTQYFTHIYYAFLQPESTAYKLNVTEFDKARIPEFIKALRSKNPPVTTLLSMGGGGNNATVFALMVSTQATREVFINSTIQVARKYGFQGLDLDWEFPKDALEMSNLALLYKEWRKALDNEARVCGKPRLLLTSAVYYASKFTFHGGPRSYPAGAISKYLDWASPMCFDYHGSWANFTGMNAALDDSKSNISTRYGIGSWIEAGVPSKKLVMGLPLYGRTWTLKDPKVNGIGASALGVGPGDGVLVYHQVLNFNNRTNATVVYDTESASYYSYSGSSWVGYDGVRSANMKVRFAKSLGLGGYFFWALGQDNEWAISKQASNAWKY